In one window of Lewinella sp. 4G2 DNA:
- a CDS encoding OmpH family outer membrane protein, which produces MRLRTSFFAALVACLFLSTSVSAQKIATIDMERILTSITEYQDAQEQLDQLAAKWNQEINQQYDDIKGMYNKYQAEQVLLTEDQRTAREEEIVNKEKAVRELQRRRFGADGLLFERRQELVKPIQDAVYEAVENYSRARGYDFILDRASMPGIIFGSDAYDKTDDILRALQK; this is translated from the coding sequence ATGCGTTTACGCACCTCCTTTTTTGCTGCCCTCGTTGCTTGCCTATTTCTCAGCACCAGCGTCAGCGCCCAAAAGATCGCTACCATTGATATGGAGCGTATTCTGACCAGCATCACGGAATACCAGGATGCCCAGGAGCAACTCGACCAACTGGCCGCCAAGTGGAACCAGGAGATCAATCAGCAGTACGATGACATCAAGGGGATGTACAATAAGTACCAGGCCGAGCAGGTGTTGCTGACCGAAGACCAGCGCACCGCGCGCGAAGAAGAGATCGTCAACAAAGAAAAGGCCGTACGCGAACTCCAACGCCGCCGCTTCGGTGCCGATGGCTTACTGTTCGAGCGCCGCCAGGAACTGGTGAAGCCCATCCAGGACGCCGTTTACGAAGCCGTTGAAAATTACTCCCGCGCCCGCGGTTACGACTTCATCCTCGACCGGGCTTCCATGCCGGGTATCATCTTCGGCAGCGATGCGTACGATAAGACGGATGACATCCTGCGGGCCCTCCAAAAATAA
- a CDS encoding T9SS type A sorting domain-containing protein, protein MNQYLLKGMSAVALVLFLFTGAFAQVVTSTADSGPGSLRDVVAAALPGGVITFDASTDGTPITLTSGEIVIDKLLTISGNGVDNTMISGGNSSRIFNITPPLAITVIMNDLMLTEGNADMGGAIMVAALTSATLTDVSITNSEATGADASMGGGAIAVMGGIVTVASSTFSGNSASGASGSGGAIIVGDGGTLTVDGSTFSGNSASRAGGAIEDVSGDATVTNITDTNMSGNSTGSAPGNGGAVHVTGAGDLNYTGGRVIDNVAASEGGGLWIGTGTMTVTNVLLLRNVASGDEATNGGGALFSAGGTLNVSNSRILANSANGSAGSGGGIFNDAGTLTVENTLIRNNSAVRAGGGIEETEGGTATLTNVRLTANNAGSSPGNGGGMHITGAGDVVVNGGAVVQNTASNEGGGLWNGAGTMDINDVYFRRNVASGDDADTGGGGVFNLAGTVNINAGTVFRQNVADGASGSGGGLLNDVGGTVNITGAEFALNTANRAGGAIEDVSGAETMVTITDTKFLSNFAGDAPGNGGAIHITGPGEMSITGGVANQNVASQEGGGFWNGSGTMTVTDVTFSSNEALGTAADDGGGALFNNGGTLVVNGGVFDRNVATEGSGSGGAIHNAIGGTLTVTGGRYTRNEAARAGGAIEDASDVGTMMTITDATMSQNMTGPMPGNGGAIHITASGDAEITGGLYNDNVATSEGGALWNGGGTMTVSGVAINGNRAEGDMADQGGGGIFNEGGILMVMNKTQIIFNEATGASGSGGGILNNTGGQLTVNRSQLKNNSASRAGGGIEDNSAEEGTVSMVFANLIGNTTGSAPGNGGGLHVTGPGTVDIDGGLILNNTAASEGGGLWNGTGTMTVSRAKIVNNIAMGDDATNGGGGIFNLDGGTLMVSTSTRFSGNQATGASGSGGAIFNSEGSSLTVDRSFFNNNSASRAGGAIEDNSQSGTTVIISSSNFDGNTTGSAPGNGGAIHITGDGDMEISRSNFTNNTAALEGGALWNGAGLMTVTQTDVLDNEAQGPALDDGGGGVFNNGGALVLERSTVSNNSATGSGASGGGVLSIGGSIQVMVSTITGNEAPIGGGVHAIGENVFSSSTIAANNATMSGGGIIVTGESSATLYSNIVAANTSAGIADLEGDVGSFFSDGFNLIGQDDMGVLAAIDTDTSGVSGAPIDPMVGPLAQNGGPTQTHNLLCGSPAIDAGNPSDTDLDQGGRGVFGGIRDIGAFERRSTCSAPDVTALQSSPVAKSFEAATTDRVSVYPNPVSAEAVNVAIPTEYGTDVRLDLLDLTGRLISSLQATAGNVALPLANQQPGTYLVRITAGELTETQKLIIR, encoded by the coding sequence ATGAACCAGTATTTACTCAAGGGAATGAGCGCCGTGGCGTTAGTTCTATTTTTATTTACCGGCGCTTTCGCGCAAGTAGTCACTTCTACGGCCGACTCCGGCCCGGGTAGTCTGCGTGACGTCGTGGCAGCCGCCCTTCCGGGTGGCGTTATTACGTTTGATGCCTCTACGGATGGTACGCCAATCACCCTTACCTCCGGTGAGATCGTAATCGACAAACTGCTTACCATTAGCGGAAACGGCGTTGACAACACGATGATCAGCGGCGGTAACAGCAGTCGGATCTTTAATATCACTCCACCACTCGCCATCACGGTGATCATGAACGATCTCATGCTGACCGAAGGCAACGCCGATATGGGCGGTGCCATTATGGTAGCTGCCCTGACTTCCGCAACGTTGACGGACGTTAGCATCACGAATAGCGAGGCAACCGGTGCGGACGCAAGCATGGGTGGCGGCGCCATCGCAGTTATGGGTGGAATCGTCACGGTCGCATCATCCACGTTTTCTGGCAACTCCGCCAGTGGTGCCAGCGGTAGCGGCGGTGCAATCATCGTTGGCGATGGTGGTACCCTAACCGTTGACGGTAGCACCTTTAGCGGCAACTCCGCCTCCCGCGCGGGTGGCGCCATTGAAGATGTATCCGGTGACGCTACGGTAACCAACATTACCGACACCAATATGTCCGGCAACTCTACCGGCAGTGCTCCCGGTAACGGCGGCGCCGTCCACGTAACGGGTGCGGGTGATCTCAACTACACCGGTGGCCGCGTGATTGACAACGTTGCCGCCAGCGAAGGTGGCGGATTATGGATCGGTACCGGTACGATGACCGTAACCAACGTATTACTCCTCAGAAACGTAGCCTCGGGTGACGAGGCGACGAATGGTGGTGGCGCGCTCTTTAGCGCCGGTGGCACCCTGAACGTATCCAATAGCCGCATCCTGGCCAATAGCGCCAACGGTTCCGCCGGTAGCGGTGGCGGTATCTTCAACGATGCTGGTACGCTTACCGTAGAGAATACGCTGATCAGAAACAATTCCGCGGTCCGCGCGGGTGGTGGTATCGAAGAAACGGAAGGTGGTACGGCTACCTTAACTAACGTACGCCTCACGGCTAACAACGCCGGCTCTTCCCCCGGCAACGGTGGCGGTATGCACATCACGGGTGCGGGTGACGTAGTGGTGAACGGTGGCGCCGTAGTTCAGAACACGGCGAGTAACGAAGGTGGTGGCCTTTGGAATGGCGCCGGCACGATGGACATTAACGACGTTTATTTCCGCCGCAACGTAGCGAGCGGTGATGATGCCGACACCGGTGGTGGTGGCGTCTTCAACCTGGCCGGTACGGTCAACATCAATGCCGGTACGGTTTTCCGCCAAAACGTAGCTGACGGTGCTTCCGGCAGCGGCGGTGGCCTGCTGAACGACGTAGGTGGTACCGTTAACATTACTGGCGCGGAATTCGCGCTCAATACCGCCAACCGCGCGGGTGGTGCCATTGAGGACGTTTCCGGCGCCGAGACGATGGTAACCATCACCGACACCAAATTCCTGAGCAACTTTGCCGGTGACGCCCCCGGTAATGGTGGTGCCATCCACATCACCGGCCCCGGTGAAATGAGCATCACGGGTGGCGTGGCCAACCAGAACGTAGCCAGCCAGGAAGGCGGTGGCTTCTGGAACGGTAGCGGTACGATGACGGTAACGGACGTGACCTTCAGTTCCAACGAAGCCCTGGGTACGGCCGCCGACGACGGTGGTGGAGCCCTCTTCAACAACGGCGGTACACTCGTCGTCAACGGTGGTGTATTCGATCGCAACGTAGCCACGGAAGGTTCCGGTAGTGGTGGTGCCATTCACAACGCTATTGGCGGTACACTCACGGTAACTGGTGGCCGCTACACCCGCAACGAAGCAGCCCGCGCCGGTGGCGCCATTGAGGATGCTTCCGACGTAGGTACGATGATGACCATTACTGACGCAACGATGAGCCAGAACATGACTGGCCCAATGCCCGGTAACGGTGGTGCCATTCACATTACCGCTTCGGGTGACGCAGAAATCACCGGTGGTCTTTACAACGACAACGTAGCAACCAGCGAAGGTGGTGCGCTATGGAACGGTGGTGGTACCATGACCGTAAGTGGCGTAGCCATCAATGGCAACCGCGCCGAAGGTGACATGGCCGACCAAGGTGGCGGTGGCATCTTCAATGAAGGTGGTATCCTGATGGTCATGAATAAGACCCAGATCATTTTTAACGAAGCAACCGGTGCTTCCGGTAGCGGTGGTGGTATCCTCAACAATACGGGTGGCCAACTGACGGTCAACCGCAGCCAGCTCAAGAACAACAGCGCTAGCCGCGCGGGTGGTGGTATTGAAGATAATTCCGCGGAAGAAGGCACCGTAAGTATGGTTTTCGCCAACCTGATCGGTAACACGACGGGTAGCGCACCGGGCAATGGTGGTGGTCTCCACGTCACTGGCCCCGGTACCGTCGATATTGATGGTGGCTTGATCCTGAACAACACGGCAGCCTCCGAAGGTGGTGGCCTCTGGAACGGTACGGGCACCATGACGGTGAGCCGCGCCAAAATCGTCAACAACATTGCCATGGGTGACGACGCGACCAACGGTGGTGGCGGTATCTTCAACCTCGACGGCGGTACGCTGATGGTGAGTACTTCCACTCGCTTCTCGGGCAACCAGGCCACTGGTGCATCCGGTAGTGGCGGTGCCATCTTCAACAGTGAGGGAAGTTCCCTTACCGTAGATCGGTCCTTCTTCAACAACAACTCCGCGAGCCGCGCGGGTGGTGCGATCGAGGACAACTCCCAGAGTGGTACCACGGTAATCATCAGCAGCTCCAACTTCGACGGTAACACGACCGGTAGCGCACCGGGTAACGGTGGCGCCATTCATATCACCGGCGACGGTGACATGGAAATTAGCCGCAGTAATTTCACCAACAACACGGCTGCCCTTGAAGGTGGTGCTCTCTGGAACGGTGCCGGTCTGATGACCGTAACCCAAACGGACGTGCTCGACAACGAAGCTCAGGGTCCAGCCCTCGACGACGGTGGTGGCGGTGTCTTCAACAACGGTGGTGCCCTGGTACTGGAGCGTTCTACGGTGTCCAACAACTCGGCCACGGGTAGCGGTGCTTCCGGTGGTGGCGTCCTCAGTATCGGTGGTAGCATCCAGGTGATGGTATCTACGATTACGGGTAACGAAGCACCCATCGGTGGTGGCGTCCACGCCATTGGCGAGAACGTATTCAGCAGCTCCACGATTGCGGCGAATAACGCAACTATGAGTGGTGGTGGTATCATCGTTACCGGCGAAAGTTCCGCTACGCTCTACAGTAATATCGTAGCCGCGAACACTTCCGCTGGTATTGCGGACCTGGAAGGTGACGTCGGTTCTTTCTTCTCCGATGGGTTCAACCTCATTGGTCAAGACGACATGGGTGTTCTCGCTGCGATCGATACGGATACCTCCGGTGTTTCCGGTGCTCCCATCGACCCCATGGTCGGCCCATTGGCCCAGAATGGTGGCCCCACGCAGACGCACAACCTGCTCTGTGGTAGCCCCGCCATCGACGCCGGTAACCCATCCGATACCGACCTCGACCAGGGTGGCCGCGGTGTATTCGGCGGCATCCGTGACATTGGTGCCTTCGAGCGCCGGAGCACTTGTTCCGCGCCCGACGTAACCGCTCTGCAGAGCAGCCCCGTGGCGAAGTCCTTTGAGGCAGCCACTACGGACCGCGTCAGCGTTTACCCGAACCCCGTTAGCGCCGAGGCCGTCAATGTCGCCATCCCCACTGAGTACGGAACGGATGTACGTTTGGACCTGCTCGACCTCACCGGTCGTTTGATCAGCAGTCTCCAGGCTACCGCCGGTAACGTTGCCCTGCCACTGGCTAACCAGCAGCCGGGCACCTACCTCGTCCGCATCACGGCGGGTGAGCTGACGGAAACGCAGAAGTTGATCATTCGGT
- a CDS encoding cupredoxin domain-containing protein, producing the protein MKNFLSLLALVLFAAIFSTTANAQSATMDKMDKMDAKHGETMMADKADYTVIKLSQSEGVYNTESLTLAPGKYVFEVTNLEVDKGLGFYLQDATEAQVANSGVAALVEKGKTQRTGVVTLTEGTYQYSCPLNPTPHYTLTVK; encoded by the coding sequence ATGAAAAATTTTCTCTCCCTCCTCGCACTCGTTCTTTTCGCAGCGATCTTCTCCACCACCGCCAACGCCCAGTCGGCTACCATGGACAAAATGGACAAGATGGATGCCAAGCACGGCGAAACCATGATGGCCGACAAGGCCGACTACACCGTTATCAAGCTCAGCCAGTCCGAAGGCGTCTACAATACGGAATCGCTGACGTTGGCCCCCGGCAAGTACGTCTTCGAAGTCACCAACCTGGAAGTAGACAAAGGCCTCGGCTTTTACCTGCAGGATGCCACCGAAGCACAAGTGGCTAACTCCGGCGTCGCCGCGCTCGTAGAAAAAGGGAAGACCCAGCGCACCGGCGTCGTCACCCTGACGGAAGGTACCTACCAGTACAGCTGCCCCCTGAACCCGACGCCTCACTACACGCTGACGGTCAAGTAA
- a CDS encoding OmpH family outer membrane protein, with translation MKKYIQLALMAVMVFAATASVSAQKIGYVNVAEILASLPQMKAAESNLEGLQKQLQKKGQQMVASYQEEVQKVQALAAQGGLSPKQEEEEGAKFQARQEEIAKFEQQMMEDLQKKRAELLEPIYKEVNEVIEAVAKEKGYDYILDQQTLLYGIEAANVSKDVKARLGVSGN, from the coding sequence ATGAAAAAGTACATTCAACTCGCTCTGATGGCCGTCATGGTCTTCGCCGCCACCGCTTCCGTTTCCGCTCAGAAGATCGGCTACGTGAACGTCGCCGAGATCCTCGCCAGCCTGCCCCAGATGAAGGCCGCCGAATCCAACCTCGAAGGCCTGCAGAAGCAGCTCCAGAAGAAGGGCCAGCAGATGGTCGCTTCCTACCAGGAAGAAGTGCAGAAGGTACAGGCCCTCGCCGCCCAGGGTGGCCTCTCCCCCAAGCAGGAGGAGGAAGAAGGCGCTAAATTCCAGGCCCGCCAGGAAGAGATCGCCAAGTTCGAGCAGCAGATGATGGAGGACCTCCAGAAAAAACGCGCCGAACTCCTCGAGCCGATCTACAAGGAAGTCAACGAAGTGATCGAAGCCGTCGCTAAAGAAAAAGGCTACGACTACATCCTCGACCAGCAGACCCTCCTCTACGGCATCGAAGCCGCTAACGTGAGCAAGGACGTGAAGGCACGCCTCGGCGTTTCTGGTAACTAA